The Candidatus Hydrogenisulfobacillus filiaventi sequence TCAGCACCTCAGGCACCTGCACCAGGGGATGGCCGAAGGCGGCCAGGAGGAGGGGCAGCAGGGCACCCAGCACCGGCCCCAACAGCGGGATGAGCTCGAAGAAGGCGGCCACCGCCCCGATGATGAAGGGATAGGGCAGGCCGATGAGCCAGCTGCCGAAGCCGAACCCGCTGCCCACCAGCACCGACAGCAGCAGCTGCGCCCGGATGTACCCCCCGACCACCCGGGCCAGGGTATGCTCCACCGCTAGCGCACTTTCCCGGGCCGGTTCCGGAATGAGGCGGAAGAGGCCGACGTGGATGCGTTCAGCGTCCAGCAGCAGGTAGATGGTGATGAACAGGATGATCACACTGTCGGTGACCGCCCCCACCAGGTGGGTGAAGACCGCGACCCCGCGGGTGAGGACGATGGAGGAGATCTGGCCGGCCCGGGCCAGGAGATGGCTTTCGATGGCCGCCACACTGATGTGAACCCCGAACCGGGCCGCCCACGCGGTCCAGCGCGCGAACAGCCCCGAAACCAGGTGGACGGTGGCCGGCAGCCGCTGCACCAGGGAGACCGACTCCTCCACCAGGGCCGCCACCACCAGCCCGCCGCCGGCGAACACCACCAGGGCGGCGCCGACGATCACCGCCAGCACCGCCCACGGCCGGCGCCAGACCCGGCTCAGGCGGTCAACCAGCGGGCC is a genomic window containing:
- a CDS encoding conserved membrane protein of unknown function (Evidence 4 : Unknown function but conserved in other organisms), with product MQSLPGSQRGLAERVRLWRDLTIVILGGVGIVWVLAWLVGHVASIVLILLLALLLETLLGPLVDRLSRVWRRPWAVLAVIVGAALVVFAGGGLVVAALVEESVSLVQRLPATVHLVSGLFARWTAWAARFGVHISVAAIESHLLARAGQISSIVLTRGVAVFTHLVGAVTDSVIILFITIYLLLDAERIHVGLFRLIPEPARESALAVEHTLARVVGGYIRAQLLLSVLVGSGFGFGSWLIGLPYPFIIGAVAAFFELIPLLGPVLGALLPLLLAAFGHPLVQVPEVLILLLVVHLLESQILGPRLLRSQVGLHPILSVLALMIGAHLGGLWGAVFAVPTAGIVVAAWIAAVRLWQEKVVLPSQRRRPLP